AAAGAACGACTATCTTGCGGTTCGGGAAAGCCTTTCTAACAGCGCTGTAAGTAGCCTTTATTTCTGAAGGATGGTGGGCGTAATCGTCAATAAAGGTAATACCCTTAACCGTTCCTTTCAGTTCCATTCTGCGACTGGCGTTTCTGAACTGTTCAAGGTATTCTGCAACTTCAGAGAAAGGAATACCAGCCTCAAGGCAAACCGCTACCGTTGCTATTGCGTTTAAAACGTTATGTTCTCCCGGAACGTTAAGCTTTACGTTACCAAGCTTATCGCCTCTGTAGTAAATCTCAAAGAAACTGCCCAGACCCTTATAGACAACTGACGGTGCGTAAAAGTCCCAGTTTTCTGAAAAACCGTAGGTTGACTTCCTTTTATAAACTTTTTCAAGGATGTTCCTTACGTTCGGACATTCACCGCACAGGAAAACTTTGCCGTAAAAAGCCACCCTGTTTGCAAATTCAACAAAAGCAGATTTAAGGTTTTCAAGACTGCCGTAAAAGTCTAAGTGGTCTCTATCTATGTTCGTTATAACAGAGAGGGTGGGGGAAAGCTTCAAAAACGTTCCATCGCTCTCATCAGCTTCTGCTATGAGCCAGTCGCCGTCTCCCGATTGAGCGTTTATTCCGCCTAAAAGAGAAAGCCTTCCGCCTACTAAAATTGTAGGGTTAAGACCGGCACTGTAGAAAACCGTTGATATCATTGAACTTGTAGTGGTTTTGCCGTGAGTTCCCGCTACTGCAATGCCTTCTTTGAAGCGCATAACGTCGGAAAGGATGTCGGAGCGGGGGAGGGTGGGGATTTTTCTCCTTTTAGCTTCTACAATCTCAACGTTATCGCTCTTAACGGCTGAAGAGTAAATAACGATATCTGCACCTTTAACGTTTTCAGGGGAATGTCCTATAAAAACTTTTATTCCTTTCTCTCTCAGTTTCTGCGTCATTACCGATTCTTTTATATCAGAACCGGAAACCTCATAACCTCTATCTTTAAGAATCAGAGCAATTCCTGACATTCCTATTCCGCCTATACCTACAACGTGAACCTTCAACCGTTTTTCCATTGTATCTCCGTAAACCTATATTAATAGCTGGTAGAATTGTAGAACAAAATTAAGCTACAAAAGCAGGAAAACAATGGAAGGAATAGTTACAGAAAGAGCAGGACAGAAAATCACCGTTTTAATTCCAGAGGAAAGTAAAGAATACCGCGGAATACCTTTAGGAAAGGTCAGGAAGAAAGAGAAAATCTTCGCAGGCGACTACGTGGAAGGCAGAGTCGTTGATTCA
This region of Desulfurobacterium pacificum genomic DNA includes:
- the murC gene encoding UDP-N-acetylmuramate--L-alanine ligase, with the protein product MEKRLKVHVVGIGGIGMSGIALILKDRGYEVSGSDIKESVMTQKLREKGIKVFIGHSPENVKGADIVIYSSAVKSDNVEIVEAKRRKIPTLPRSDILSDVMRFKEGIAVAGTHGKTTTSSMISTVFYSAGLNPTILVGGRLSLLGGINAQSGDGDWLIAEADESDGTFLKLSPTLSVITNIDRDHLDFYGSLENLKSAFVEFANRVAFYGKVFLCGECPNVRNILEKVYKRKSTYGFSENWDFYAPSVVYKGLGSFFEIYYRGDKLGNVKLNVPGEHNVLNAIATVAVCLEAGIPFSEVAEYLEQFRNASRRMELKGTVKGITFIDDYAHHPSEIKATYSAVRKAFPNRKIVVLFQPHRYSRTKILWKEFVRVLKAIPDLFICDIYPAGEKEIEGIDAEKLAKECGAVYLGSLEKACKRISANLKQGDVFLSMGAGDITKAFDLIRSEIDE